One Endozoicomonas gorgoniicola DNA window includes the following coding sequences:
- a CDS encoding cell division protein ZapB, translating to MSIESLGHLESKLQNLIDKLELTRMELEELRTANNRMEQENAELKQELSAWGERVGALLGKLDNVSEDGVTEEEVAYEA from the coding sequence ATGTCCATTGAATCCTTAGGCCATCTGGAATCCAAGCTGCAAAACCTGATCGACAAGCTCGAACTGACTCGTATGGAACTGGAAGAGCTGCGCACTGCCAATAACCGCATGGAGCAGGAAAACGCTGAACTGAAGCAGGAATTAAGTGCCTGGGGTGAGCGCGTTGGTGCTTTACTGGGTAAACTGGACAACGTTTCTGAAGACGGTGTCACTGAAGAAGAAGTTGCTTACGAAGCTTGA
- the metX gene encoding homoserine O-succinyltransferase MetX gives MPDVIPAHSVGLVTPQTLRFDEPLELSCGRTLPGFDLVVETYGTLNADHSNAVLICHALSGHHHAAGYHSMDDRKPGWWDNCIGPGKPIDTERFFVVSLNNLGGCHGSTGPVSINPDTGKPYGPDFPIVTVEDWVQSQARLSDRLGIEQWAAIVGGSLGGMQVLQWSVAYPDRLRHAVVIASAPKLSAQNIAFNEVARQAIMSDEQFREGRYLEHETIPRSGLGLARMVGHITYLSDDAMGAKFGRELKNDAFSFDYDVQFQIESYLRYQGENFSGYFDANTYLLMTRALDYFDPARQHNDNLAKALSAASAKFMLVSFTTDWRFSPERSREIVDALLESEKEVSYLEIDAPQGHDAFLMDIPRYMQAISAYMDRVAAGCGAVNSGAVNSSAVNSRPSVKACDSRERQA, from the coding sequence ATGCCAGATGTCATACCAGCCCATTCGGTAGGGCTGGTTACGCCTCAGACCCTTCGTTTTGATGAACCTCTCGAATTGAGTTGTGGTCGTACCTTGCCCGGTTTTGATCTGGTGGTCGAAACTTATGGAACCCTTAATGCCGATCACAGCAATGCGGTGCTGATCTGTCATGCCCTGAGTGGACACCACCATGCTGCCGGTTATCATTCCATGGACGATCGTAAACCCGGGTGGTGGGATAACTGCATTGGTCCTGGCAAACCTATTGATACTGAACGTTTTTTTGTGGTCAGTCTGAATAACCTTGGAGGCTGTCATGGCAGTACCGGGCCGGTCAGTATCAATCCGGATACTGGCAAACCCTATGGCCCGGACTTCCCGATAGTCACGGTAGAAGACTGGGTACAGAGCCAGGCTCGTTTATCCGATCGCCTCGGTATTGAACAATGGGCTGCTATTGTAGGCGGCAGTCTTGGAGGTATGCAGGTACTGCAGTGGTCTGTCGCTTATCCGGATCGTTTGCGACATGCGGTTGTGATTGCTTCTGCGCCCAAGTTGTCAGCACAGAATATCGCCTTTAACGAGGTGGCACGTCAGGCGATTATGTCCGATGAACAGTTCCGTGAAGGTCGTTATCTGGAGCATGAAACCATTCCGCGCAGCGGGCTTGGGCTGGCTCGAATGGTGGGCCATATCACCTATCTGTCAGACGATGCCATGGGCGCCAAATTTGGTCGGGAACTCAAGAACGATGCATTCAGTTTTGATTATGACGTGCAGTTTCAGATTGAGAGCTATCTGCGTTATCAGGGTGAAAATTTCTCCGGCTACTTCGATGCCAATACTTACCTGTTGATGACCAGGGCGCTGGATTACTTCGACCCTGCCAGGCAGCATAACGATAACCTTGCCAAAGCCCTGTCAGCGGCCAGCGCTAAATTTATGCTGGTGTCGTTTACGACCGACTGGCGTTTTTCTCCTGAGCGTTCCCGGGAAATTGTGGATGCGTTGCTGGAATCTGAGAAAGAGGTCTCCTATCTCGAAATTGATGCGCCTCAGGGACATGATGCCTTCCTGATGGATATACCCCGCTATATGCAGGCGATTTCGGCGTATATGGACCGGGTTGCGGCCGGTTGTGGTGCGGTCAATAGTGGTGCGGTCAATAGTAGCGCGGTCAATAGTCGTCCTTCGGTTAAAGCGTGCGATAGCAGGGAGAGGCAGGCATGA